The following proteins are co-located in the Callospermophilus lateralis isolate mCalLat2 chromosome 8, mCalLat2.hap1, whole genome shotgun sequence genome:
- the Herc6 gene encoding putative E3 ubiquitin-protein ligase HERC6 isoform X4 codes for MYFSWGASSQGRKRGLARGPRGARGDQLLQAASGERHSLLLLNDHKVHSFGDNSQGQLGQRGVPRRERPELIQALATLRVALVSCGKEHSLAVCHRGRVFAWGAGSEGQLGIGEIKEINFIPTKINALADIKIIQVSCGHYHSLALSKDGQVFSWGKNSHGQLGLGNEFPSQASPQRVKSLEGIPLAQVAAGGAHSFALSLCGTSFGWGNNNAGQLALSGKSVPEQSYKPRSIGALKNLGVIYISCGDEHTAVLTQDGRVFTFGDNSRGQLGHSTTAKSRGPQLVKRINGLVSQIDCGSYHTLAYIYTTGQVVSFGHGPGCTSNPTHSEATTENFDMSCLISANDLVDSHIKHIFAGTHANFVTVHQDASSTSISKKILPEISRMNQSLAEKWLAVKIRSSEYEVAKSEIGMIFSSPACLTASFLKQRGTEERISIDVDLQMARDIFKKITKKEWISSMMTTSLRDNLLQALPCHSPHQEALSVFLLLPECPVMQDSQNQSLVVSFAEAVCKMSNQSLQVLRKCWALSEASSLNTLVQMLKTPIASQLRFPMILMIVEQSHLNFKALLGTMKEVHKVTCSEKNKSNCKLPEDTFHINELSDLLDFREERRKLFAQCNSLVPADTPSPIPFSDFPFIFNLPCKIKLLKADSEIKRMEYCMQTIPPGKNSLFTLRVRRTHLVEDALHQLCQAEVPDLRKLLVVEFIKEIRPESGGVSSEFFHCMFEEMTKPNYGMFMYPEKDSYMWFPVKPTIEKKKYFLFGMLCGLSLYNLNVANLSFPLALYKKLLYKKPSLEDLKELSPLLGNAADQTAGPPAC; via the exons ATGTACTTCAGCTGGGGCGCTAGCTCCCAGGGGCGAAAGCGCGGGCTGGCACGGGGTCCCAGGGGCGCCAGAGGCGACCAGCTCCTGCAGGCGGCTAGCGGAGAGCGCCACTCGCTACTACTGCTGAACGACCATAAGGTCCACTCATTCGGGGACAACAGCCAGGGGCAGCTGGGCCAGAGGGGCGTGCCTCGCCGGGAGCGGCCAG AACTAATTCAGGCATTGGCAACTCTACGTGTTGCTCTGGTGAGCTGCGGGAAGGAGCACTCTCTCGCTGTCTGCCACAGAGGAAGAGTCTTTGCATGGGGAGCTGGTTCTGAAGGGCAGTTGGGGATTGGAGAAATTAAGGAAATAAACTTTATACCTAC gaAAATAAATGCTCTAGCTGACATAAAAATAATACAAGTTTCCTGTGGACACTACCACTCCCTGGCATTATCAAAAG atgGCCAAGTGTTTTCATGGGGAAAGAACAGCCATGGGCAGCTGGGCTTGGGAAACGAGTTCCCCTCCCAAGCCAGTCCGCAGAGGGTGAAGTCCCTGGAGGGCATCCCGCTGGCTCAGGTGGCTGCAGGAGGAGCTCACAGCTTTGCCCTGTCCCTCTGTGGGACTTCATTTGGCTGGGGAAACAACAATGCAGGGCAGCTGGCCCTTAGTGGGAAAAGTGTCCCAG AGCAAAGCTACAAGCCCCGTTCAATTGGTGCACTGAAGAATCTAGGTGTAATTTATATCAGTTGTGGTGATGAGCACACTGCAGTGCTTACTCAG GATGGGCGGGTGTTTACATTTGGAGACAACAGCCGTGGACAGCTAGGACACAGTACCACTGCCAAGTCAAGAGGCCCACAACTTGTGAAAAGAATTAATGGCTTAGTTTCACAGATAGATTGTGGAAG TTATCACACCCTTGCATATATCTATACCACTGGTCAAGTGGTATCTTTTGGTCATGGACCAGGTTGCACAAGCAACCCAACCCATTCAGAAGCCACAACAGAGAACTTTGACATGAGCTGCCTGATTTCTGCCAATG ACCTTGTGGATAGTCACATCAAACACATTTTTGCTGGAACTCATGCCAACTTTGTGACAGTTCATCAG GATGCTAGTTCTACAAGCATTTCCAAGAAAATCCTGCCAGAAATAAGCCGAATGAACCAGTCCCTGGCAGAAAAATGGCTAGCAGTGAAGATCAGAAGTAGTGAATATGAAGTGGCTAAAAG TGAAATTGGAATGATATTTTCATCTCCTGCTTGTCTGACTGCGAGCTTTTTAAAGCAAAG aggaactgaAGAAAGGATTTCCATTGATGTGGACTTACAAATGGCAAGAGATATCTTCAAGAAGATAACAAAAAAGGAATGGATTTCTTCCATG ATGACTACAAGTCTCCGGGATAATCTACTACAAGCTCTCCCATGCCATTCTCCACACCAGGAAGCTTTATCAGTTTTTCTCCTACTCCCAGAATGCCCTGTGATGCAAGATTCTCAGAATCAGAGCCTGGTGGTTTCATTTGCAGAGGCTGTTTGTAAAATGAGTAACCAGTCTTTACAAGTCCTGA GAAAGTGTTGGGCATTGTCAGAAGCATCTTCTCTGAACACACTGGTCCAGATGCTTAAAACACCTATCGCCTCTCAACTGCGTTTTCCCATGATATTGATGATAGTGGAGCAgagtcatttaaattttaaagctcTTCTGGGAACGATGAAAGAAGTACATAAG GTCACATGCAGTGAGAAAAACAAATCTAACTGTAAACTACCAGAAGATACTTTCCACATAAACGAGCTCTCTGATCTGTTGGACTTTCGCGAAGAGAGACGAAAACTGTTTGCTCAATGTAATAGTCTG GTTCCTGCAGACACCCCCAGTCCTATTCCTTTCAGTGATTTTCCATTTATCTTTAATTTGCCATGCAAAATTAAATTATTGAAAGCTGATTCAGAAATTAAAAGGATG GAGTATTGTATGCAAACAATCCCACCTGGAAAGAATAGCTTGTTTACACTTAGAGTAAGACGGACTCACCTGGTTGAAGATGCCCTGCATCAGTTATGTCAAGCTGAAGTCCCTGACCTTCGGAAATTATTAGTG GTTGAGTTTATTAAAGAAATTCGTCCTGAGAGTGGAGGAGTCAGTTCAGAGTTCTTCCACTGTATGTTTGAAGAGATGACCAAGCCAAACTATGGCATGTTCATGTATCCTGAAAAGGATTCCTACATGTGGTTTCCTGTCAAA